A stretch of the Halomonas sp. BDJS001 genome encodes the following:
- a CDS encoding ABC transporter permease, translated as MNATQTLIALWTLVLKEIKRFTRIWPQTLLPPSITMAMYFIIFGNLIGSRIGDMDGFSYMDFIVPGLIMMSVITNSYSNVASSFFSNKFQRSIEEMMVSPMPNWVILAGFILGGMARGLGVGLIVTIVSLFFTRLTMEHPLLTVLVVVLTSALFSIGGFINALLANKFDDISIVPTFILTPLTYLGGVFYSISMLPDFWQGVSMLNPILYMVNVFRYGFLGVSDIPVGWALAAIFAFIIVLFGIALVMLERGKGIRS; from the coding sequence ATGAATGCTACGCAAACATTGATCGCCCTGTGGACGCTGGTGCTAAAAGAGATCAAACGTTTCACCCGCATTTGGCCACAAACGCTGCTCCCTCCCTCAATCACCATGGCGATGTACTTTATTATCTTCGGTAACCTGATCGGTTCGCGGATTGGTGACATGGACGGCTTCAGCTACATGGACTTTATTGTCCCAGGGCTGATCATGATGTCGGTGATTACCAACAGCTACTCCAACGTGGCGTCGAGTTTTTTCTCCAATAAGTTTCAGCGCTCGATTGAAGAGATGATGGTTTCGCCCATGCCCAACTGGGTGATACTGGCCGGCTTTATTTTAGGCGGAATGGCGCGAGGCTTGGGCGTGGGGTTAATCGTTACAATCGTTTCGCTGTTCTTTACCCGTTTAACCATGGAGCATCCGCTGCTCACGGTATTGGTTGTCGTGCTCACTTCTGCGTTGTTCTCTATTGGCGGCTTTATTAATGCATTACTGGCCAATAAGTTCGACGATATCTCTATCGTGCCGACCTTTATCCTGACGCCGCTGACCTATTTGGGCGGCGTGTTTTACTCGATCTCAATGCTGCCTGATTTCTGGCAGGGCGTTTCCATGCTTAATCCGATTTTGTACATGGTTAACGTTTTCCGTTACGGCTTCCTGGGCGTCTCGGATATTCCAGTTGGTTGGGCCCTCGCTGCCATTTTTGCCTTTATTATCGTGCTGTTTGGTATAGCGTTGGTGATGCTGGAGCGCGGTAAGGGAATCCGCAGCTAA
- a CDS encoding CaiB/BaiF CoA transferase family protein → MDKPNGALSGIRVIDLSRVLGGPYCTQVLGDYGADVIKIEPPGGDETRGWGPPFEGDAASYFHGLNRSKRGMALDLRHPDGKALLLQLLEGADVLVENFKPGTLEKWGLSYDILSARFPRLIQCRISGFGADGPMGGLPGYDAVIQAMAGLMSVNGEKQGEPLRVGLPIVDIVTGLNAVIGITLALHERTRSGRGQFVETALFDSGLSLMHPHFPNVFYGGPPPRRTGNEHPNIAPYEVYRTATQPIFLAVGNNVQFARLCELLECHDVGQDERFATNGARLGNRDALRDVLESAMARWEGDKLADRLMRIGVPCGPVLDTTQALAHPHTQHRDMIVNIGHYKGTGSPIKLARTPSRYETPPPRFAEHTDAILHEAGLTVQQIEHLRAKGVLPDVPVA, encoded by the coding sequence ATGGATAAGCCCAATGGTGCACTGAGCGGAATCAGGGTGATTGATCTTAGCCGTGTGCTGGGAGGCCCGTACTGCACCCAGGTGCTGGGTGACTACGGTGCGGATGTGATCAAGATCGAGCCTCCCGGGGGGGATGAAACCCGCGGCTGGGGGCCTCCTTTCGAAGGCGATGCAGCTTCCTATTTCCACGGTTTGAACCGCAGCAAGCGCGGGATGGCGCTGGATCTTCGTCACCCTGACGGCAAGGCACTGTTACTGCAGTTGCTGGAGGGCGCCGATGTGCTGGTGGAAAACTTCAAGCCGGGAACCCTGGAAAAGTGGGGGCTGAGCTATGACATTCTCAGCGCGCGCTTTCCCCGTCTGATCCAGTGCCGAATCAGTGGATTTGGTGCTGATGGTCCGATGGGCGGTTTGCCTGGCTATGACGCCGTCATCCAGGCAATGGCGGGGCTGATGAGTGTCAACGGTGAGAAACAGGGGGAGCCGCTGCGCGTGGGGCTGCCCATTGTCGATATCGTGACCGGCCTCAATGCCGTCATCGGTATCACCTTGGCTCTCCATGAGCGTACGCGCAGCGGGCGTGGGCAGTTTGTCGAGACAGCACTGTTCGACTCCGGGCTCTCCTTGATGCACCCCCACTTTCCCAACGTATTCTACGGTGGGCCGCCGCCGCGCCGCACGGGAAATGAGCATCCCAATATTGCCCCTTATGAGGTCTACCGGACGGCGACACAGCCGATTTTTCTGGCGGTTGGCAATAATGTGCAGTTCGCGCGCTTGTGCGAGTTGCTCGAATGCCACGACGTTGGCCAGGATGAGCGCTTTGCGACCAATGGTGCCCGCCTGGGTAACCGCGATGCGCTGCGTGATGTGCTGGAGAGTGCCATGGCCAGATGGGAAGGGGATAAGCTTGCCGATCGGCTGATGCGTATCGGCGTTCCCTGCGGGCCGGTACTCGATACCACGCAAGCGCTGGCGCACCCGCATACCCAGCACCGCGATATGATCGTCAATATCGGCCATTACAAGGGCACTGGCTCACCGATCAAGCTAGCCCGTACGCCCTCGCGCTATGAAACGCCACCGCCACGCTTTGCCGAACATACCGACGCAATCCTTCATGAAGCAGGATTGACCGTGCAGCAAATAGAGCACCTGAGAGCGAAAGGCGTGCTGCCGGATGTGCCGGTGGCCTAG
- a CDS encoding ABC transporter ATP-binding protein, with protein sequence MAEPALSIRGLTKVYGNGFQALKGIDLDVQQGDFFALLGPNGAGKSTTLGVVCSLVQKTAGKVSIFGIDVDKDFAKAKYQLGVVPQEFNFNQFEKVLDIVLAQAGYYGMTSREALPRAKQLLTDLGLWEKRNGSARMLSGGMKRRLMIARALMHRPKLLILDEPTAGVDIELRRSMWEYMRRINQDEGTTIILTTHYLEEAESLCRNVAIINNGDIVRNTSVRELLAELDTETFLIDLAEPVVEVPRIEGFELHQIEPTQLSLLVHRGQRLNDVFNALSENGIQVVSMRNRANRLEEMFVSMVEGNGLGAIDQRVDDAGVKDREARV encoded by the coding sequence ATGGCCGAACCGGCATTGTCGATCCGTGGCCTCACTAAGGTGTATGGCAACGGCTTTCAGGCGCTTAAAGGTATTGATCTAGACGTCCAGCAGGGCGATTTTTTTGCCCTGTTGGGCCCCAATGGCGCCGGTAAATCCACCACCTTGGGGGTGGTTTGCTCGCTGGTGCAAAAGACGGCGGGCAAGGTCTCCATATTCGGCATTGATGTGGATAAAGACTTCGCTAAAGCCAAGTACCAACTGGGCGTGGTACCCCAAGAGTTCAACTTCAATCAATTTGAGAAAGTGCTCGATATCGTACTGGCCCAGGCGGGCTACTACGGTATGACCAGCCGTGAGGCCTTGCCCCGCGCTAAACAGCTACTGACCGATCTGGGCCTATGGGAAAAGCGCAACGGCAGCGCGCGCATGCTGTCAGGTGGCATGAAGCGCCGCCTAATGATCGCTCGAGCGCTGATGCATCGTCCCAAGCTGCTGATTCTGGATGAGCCAACCGCCGGGGTGGATATCGAACTGCGGCGCAGTATGTGGGAGTACATGCGGCGGATTAACCAAGACGAAGGCACCACGATCATCCTGACTACTCACTATCTGGAAGAGGCTGAGAGCCTGTGCCGCAATGTGGCGATTATCAACAATGGCGACATTGTGCGTAATACCAGCGTGCGTGAGCTACTAGCTGAGCTTGATACCGAGACTTTCCTGATCGACTTGGCTGAGCCTGTCGTAGAAGTTCCGCGAATAGAGGGCTTTGAGCTTCATCAGATAGAACCTACTCAGCTTTCACTGTTAGTCCATCGCGGCCAGCGCTTGAACGATGTCTTCAATGCCTTGAGTGAGAACGGCATCCAGGTGGTATCCATGCGCAATCGGGCCAATCGCTTAGAGGAGATGTTTGTGTCGATGGTGGAAGGAAACGGCCTTGGGGCGATTGATCAGCGTGTGGATGACGCCGGTGTTAAAGATAGGGAGGCGCGCGTATGA
- a CDS encoding acyl-CoA dehydrogenase family protein gives MIHRNIPDSWGQNSYHNDPTLSQLLDLYLPTALRQHLERHFNEMGALAGGELETLAIEADKHPPELALRSRNGAERQQILKHPAYQRLEAVAYGQFGLAALSHRGGVLGWPEPMPPVVKYALTYLFVQAEFGLCCPLSMTDALTRTLRKFGDDALVNRYLEALTSQDMDLAYQGAMFMTEQDAGSDVGAITTEARQEEGKWRLYGDKWFCSNPDAELAMVLARPDQGERGTRGLTLFLLPRYLENGDLNHYRIVRLKDKLGTRSMASGEILFEGAEAYVVGEPGQGFKQMTDMINMSRLSNGVRSAGLMRRSLNEALFIARHRQAFGSQLIELPLMQRQLSKMVLTAEQGRTMVFHTAECLRRADAGDAQSAKLLRILTPMIKFRTTRDARKVAGDGMEVRGGCGYIEEWSDARVLRDAHLGSIWEGTSNIVALDVFRAIRREQTLPVLADYLHQQLQASVIEEHERHLLQVLLDKAVEGANALAEDPACEHDARRIASGLYHITSAILMAWEASRITGDRRRLALAWLVVRHKLLPPDPLSVSRASPEALATLLNETPMTDEQVAAVVNTQALARSLGLEVGHG, from the coding sequence ATGATACACCGCAATATCCCCGATTCCTGGGGGCAGAACAGTTACCATAACGATCCCACCCTTTCCCAACTTCTGGATCTCTATTTGCCGACGGCGCTACGTCAGCACCTGGAGCGCCACTTCAACGAGATGGGAGCCCTTGCTGGCGGTGAACTGGAAACGCTGGCCATCGAGGCTGACAAGCATCCTCCTGAACTTGCCCTGCGCAGCAGAAATGGTGCCGAGCGCCAGCAGATCCTCAAACATCCAGCCTATCAACGCCTGGAAGCGGTTGCCTATGGACAGTTCGGACTGGCGGCCCTGTCGCATCGCGGTGGCGTGCTTGGCTGGCCGGAACCTATGCCACCGGTAGTGAAGTATGCGCTGACGTACCTGTTCGTGCAGGCTGAGTTTGGCCTTTGCTGTCCGCTTAGCATGACCGATGCACTGACTCGCACGTTGCGCAAGTTCGGCGACGACGCCTTGGTGAACCGCTACCTGGAAGCGTTGACCTCACAGGATATGGATCTGGCCTATCAGGGAGCCATGTTCATGACCGAGCAGGATGCAGGCTCTGATGTAGGGGCGATTACCACGGAAGCGAGGCAGGAAGAGGGCAAGTGGCGCCTTTATGGCGACAAATGGTTCTGCTCTAACCCCGATGCCGAATTGGCGATGGTGTTGGCGCGCCCCGATCAAGGGGAGCGGGGAACTCGCGGCCTCACGTTGTTCCTGCTGCCCCGGTATCTAGAAAATGGTGATCTTAACCATTACCGCATCGTACGACTGAAGGACAAGCTGGGTACTCGCTCCATGGCGAGCGGTGAGATCCTGTTCGAAGGCGCCGAAGCCTATGTAGTGGGGGAACCGGGGCAGGGCTTCAAGCAGATGACGGACATGATCAACATGTCCCGTCTCTCGAACGGGGTGCGGTCGGCGGGGTTGATGCGGCGCTCGCTCAACGAGGCGCTTTTCATTGCTCGCCACCGTCAGGCGTTCGGTAGCCAGCTCATCGAGTTGCCGCTTATGCAGCGTCAGCTCAGCAAGATGGTGCTCACTGCCGAGCAGGGGCGCACGATGGTTTTCCACACGGCCGAGTGCCTGCGGCGGGCCGATGCGGGGGATGCCCAGTCAGCCAAGCTATTGCGCATCCTGACACCCATGATCAAGTTCCGTACCACGCGGGATGCACGCAAGGTGGCTGGGGATGGCATGGAAGTACGTGGTGGATGTGGCTACATCGAGGAGTGGTCGGATGCCCGCGTGCTGCGTGATGCCCACCTTGGCTCAATATGGGAAGGCACCAGCAATATCGTTGCCCTGGATGTTTTCCGTGCGATACGGCGTGAACAGACCTTGCCGGTACTGGCTGACTACTTGCATCAACAGTTGCAAGCGTCCGTCATCGAGGAGCACGAGCGCCACCTGTTGCAGGTGCTCCTCGACAAGGCAGTAGAGGGCGCGAATGCACTGGCAGAGGATCCTGCCTGCGAGCACGACGCGCGACGGATTGCCAGCGGTCTCTACCACATTACCTCCGCCATTCTTATGGCCTGGGAGGCGTCCCGGATCACGGGAGACAGGCGGCGACTGGCACTGGCCTGGCTGGTGGTACGCCACAAGTTACTACCCCCCGATCCGCTATCGGTCAGTCGAGCGTCGCCGGAAGCGCTGGCGACGCTGCTCAACGAAACGCCGATGACTGACGAACAGGTCGCGGCGGTGGTGAATACCCAAGCACTGGCGCGTTCCCTCGGGCTGGAGGTGGGGCATGGATAA
- a CDS encoding LysR family transcriptional regulator, protein MALTFRQLRYFLVLSEELHFGRAAQRLHISQPPLSASLRQLEEELKVTLLLRNSKRVTLTPAGEAFQRQARRILEQLEDSQTLVQRIASSATGLVRVGFTPAMLFRGLPELLKRLQSRYPGIEIQLIERNSADQVEAVMQEQLDIGFIHSMPLPEGIESVILSDEPFLCCLPAHHHLAGRRELAVKELANEPIILFGRDLAPHYYDRIIGLFHHADVKPHICHEVSHWLTILALVANAMGVALVPQSLAKAGFSNVSFLPLTDSTTRHQSHCIWRGDAEKHEEIRQLLLNCLKEQQQVR, encoded by the coding sequence ATGGCGCTGACATTTCGACAGTTGCGTTACTTTCTGGTGCTCTCGGAAGAACTGCATTTCGGCAGAGCAGCGCAGCGCCTGCACATTTCTCAGCCACCGCTAAGTGCCAGCCTGCGTCAACTGGAAGAGGAGCTAAAGGTCACGCTGCTGCTGCGCAATAGCAAACGCGTTACCCTCACGCCCGCCGGAGAAGCCTTTCAGCGCCAGGCACGCCGGATTCTCGAGCAGCTAGAAGACTCGCAAACGCTGGTGCAGCGTATTGCCTCAAGCGCCACCGGCCTGGTGCGTGTCGGGTTTACGCCCGCCATGCTCTTTCGCGGCCTGCCGGAACTACTCAAACGCCTGCAATCCCGCTATCCCGGCATCGAAATACAATTGATCGAACGCAACTCGGCAGATCAAGTAGAAGCAGTGATGCAAGAGCAGCTCGATATCGGCTTCATCCACTCGATGCCGTTACCCGAGGGAATCGAGTCGGTCATCCTGTCGGACGAACCCTTCCTGTGCTGCTTGCCAGCGCATCACCACCTGGCAGGCCGACGCGAGTTGGCGGTCAAGGAACTGGCCAATGAGCCCATCATCCTTTTTGGTCGCGACCTTGCCCCTCACTATTACGACAGGATCATCGGCCTGTTTCACCACGCCGATGTTAAACCCCATATCTGCCACGAAGTCTCCCACTGGTTGACCATTCTTGCTCTGGTAGCCAATGCGATGGGAGTTGCCCTGGTTCCTCAATCACTTGCCAAAGCCGGGTTTTCCAATGTGAGTTTTCTCCCCCTGACCGATTCAACGACACGACACCAGTCGCACTGCATATGGCGCGGCGATGCGGAGAAACATGAAGAAATCCGTCAGTTGCTGCTTAACTGCCTAAAAGAACAACAGCAAGTCAGGTAA
- a CDS encoding CLCA_X family protein has protein sequence MSIEARDFYRSGPDHRQGQASSFTLIRRQFDFRSIEIGRWVTNAERDRAAELFHDALCDLMLILQGPEALISLRGSIALQYGSGGRPGVSAHYDPSQRSFSLAKNAGPGSIAHEWFHAFDHYIVSKCFRGTPVSMFASTAWLADAVPIPHPLNQLLMKCFKAILLQPAGDQPSELFKRSAQMDKKLGQLYYSKPEELCARAFEAFVQDAAITNHFLVKGTKASPEAERGLYPRGAQREQINAAFSDYFGRLGKALREVE, from the coding sequence GTGAGCATCGAAGCGCGGGATTTTTATCGCAGTGGCCCTGACCATCGTCAGGGGCAAGCCAGCAGTTTTACTCTGATCCGGCGTCAGTTTGATTTTCGCTCCATTGAGATTGGCCGCTGGGTCACCAACGCTGAGCGCGACCGGGCTGCTGAGCTGTTTCATGATGCACTGTGCGATCTCATGCTGATTCTACAGGGGCCAGAGGCATTGATTTCACTACGCGGCTCAATCGCACTGCAGTATGGCAGCGGTGGTCGACCTGGCGTTTCTGCCCACTACGACCCTAGCCAACGCAGCTTTTCACTGGCCAAAAATGCAGGCCCCGGCAGCATCGCCCATGAGTGGTTTCATGCTTTTGATCACTACATCGTCAGCAAGTGTTTTCGCGGCACACCAGTCAGCATGTTCGCCTCTACCGCCTGGCTCGCCGATGCAGTGCCCATCCCCCACCCGCTTAATCAATTATTGATGAAGTGCTTCAAGGCTATTCTGCTGCAGCCAGCAGGCGATCAGCCTAGCGAGCTGTTTAAGCGCTCCGCACAAATGGACAAAAAACTCGGTCAGCTCTACTACAGCAAACCCGAAGAGCTCTGCGCCCGCGCCTTTGAAGCCTTTGTTCAGGATGCGGCCATCACCAATCACTTCCTGGTCAAAGGCACCAAGGCCTCTCCTGAAGCGGAAAGAGGCCTTTATCCACGGGGCGCACAGCGAGAACAGATCAATGCCGCGTTCAGCGACTACTTTGGCAGGCTGGGGAAAGCGTTGCGGGAGGTAGAGTAA
- the queF gene encoding NADPH-dependent 7-cyano-7-deazaguanine reductase QueF (Catalyzes the NADPH-dependent reduction of 7-cyano-7-deazaguanine (preQ0) to 7-aminomethyl-7-deazaguanine (preQ1) in queuosine biosynthesis), with amino-acid sequence MVHRPDTLEHAPLGRDSAYPEQYDAGLLYPIPRAANRAPLGIEEGDLPFVGEDEWHAFEVSWLNSRGKPIVAVARFRLPAASPHLIESKSWKLYLNSFNQTRFYSREDVMKTLAHDLAAAAGAEVSVELFDVDAPELSARSLPGECLDNLDIAVSDYTPSSAHLTVGEEIVEETLYSHLLKSNCPVTGQPDWGSVMVRYKGPKIDREGLLRYLIGFRQHQDFHEHCVEHIFTDLMAQAKPTQLLVLARYVRRGGLDISPWRATPGLTPPTPLRLARQ; translated from the coding sequence ATGGTGCATCGACCGGATACTTTAGAACACGCGCCGTTAGGGCGCGATTCCGCCTACCCTGAGCAGTATGACGCAGGGCTGTTATATCCGATTCCCCGAGCGGCCAACCGCGCGCCTCTGGGGATAGAAGAGGGTGACTTACCGTTTGTAGGCGAAGATGAGTGGCACGCCTTCGAAGTCTCCTGGCTGAACAGCCGTGGCAAGCCCATTGTGGCGGTAGCACGCTTTCGTTTGCCAGCCGCCTCACCCCATCTGATTGAGTCTAAATCCTGGAAACTCTACCTCAACAGCTTCAATCAAACCCGTTTCTATAGTCGTGAGGATGTGATGAAAACCCTCGCTCACGACTTGGCCGCTGCAGCGGGTGCCGAGGTGAGCGTTGAGTTGTTCGATGTGGATGCTCCAGAGCTTTCAGCACGCTCCCTGCCGGGGGAGTGCCTGGATAATTTAGATATCGCCGTAAGCGATTACACGCCTAGCAGCGCCCATCTAACGGTAGGGGAGGAGATCGTCGAAGAGACACTCTACTCGCACTTGCTGAAATCTAACTGCCCCGTTACCGGCCAGCCAGATTGGGGCAGCGTGATGGTGCGTTATAAAGGGCCTAAAATCGATCGCGAAGGACTGCTTCGTTACCTCATTGGGTTTCGTCAGCACCAGGATTTTCACGAGCACTGCGTTGAACATATCTTTACCGACCTAATGGCCCAGGCAAAGCCCACACAACTGCTAGTGCTGGCGCGCTATGTTCGCCGTGGTGGCTTGGATATCAGCCCCTGGCGGGCAACGCCCGGGCTAACCCCGCCCACGCCGCTGCGTCTGGCAAGGCAGTAA
- a CDS encoding YiiD C-terminal domain-containing protein, which produces MSLPRQPGIPHPRLPLPEGSLEDMAAFQQWLSDAIPMVSALGISEMTRQRDSLVWQLALEPNLNDKGTGFGGALTAQTTLQGWCWVTLWLRDRGINRDVVVAEASQRFLAPVTSDYRLVCTPAVPEGPPQLANKLAERGRGRIALTQQLYCGETLCLEARGSYAVLSER; this is translated from the coding sequence ATGAGTCTCCCCCGTCAGCCAGGCATCCCTCATCCACGATTACCGCTGCCAGAAGGTTCGTTGGAAGACATGGCCGCTTTTCAGCAGTGGCTGAGTGACGCCATACCCATGGTGAGCGCGTTAGGTATTAGCGAAATGACGCGCCAGAGAGATTCACTAGTCTGGCAGTTAGCGCTGGAGCCCAACCTTAACGATAAAGGCACGGGCTTTGGTGGTGCATTAACGGCACAAACCACGCTGCAAGGCTGGTGCTGGGTAACGTTATGGTTGCGTGATCGAGGCATCAATCGGGATGTCGTCGTTGCCGAGGCCAGCCAGCGCTTTCTTGCACCGGTAACAAGTGACTACCGCCTGGTATGTACGCCAGCTGTGCCAGAAGGCCCCCCTCAGCTTGCCAACAAGCTCGCTGAGCGAGGAAGAGGGCGCATAGCGCTAACCCAGCAGCTCTATTGTGGTGAGACGCTCTGCCTGGAAGCCCGCGGCAGCTACGCTGTATTGTCTGAACGTTAA
- a CDS encoding TAXI family TRAP transporter solute-binding subunit has translation MKRTHLATGLISTVFAVLANTASAAELPSTMTWTAYDVGSQGHSEASAIADAFGKAYNTRIRIQPAGSAIGRLQPLVSGRADYAYLATESFFATEGIYDFSERRWGPQDLRAVAGRPSTFGVPSAADANIHTLEDLRGQRVAYVAGNPSVNVKCDAILAFAGLSRDDVEAVLFPTHGAAMSSLVEDRADATCTTTTASQLYELEESSRGIRWVDIPADDDEGWVRMNQVAPVFQSFRETIGAGLSEESPANMLAYRYPIIVAMANRDEEEVYQFIKSLDESYDLYRDATAAIHRWAIEDSGVPPIDIPFHPGAIRYMEEKGLWSEEMQTWNDNRLARLEALKQAWDSLLDEEPDLEGDALAERWEARRQEVIGAL, from the coding sequence ATGAAACGCACGCACCTGGCCACTGGCCTTATCTCCACCGTTTTTGCCGTTCTAGCCAATACGGCTTCGGCCGCAGAGCTTCCCAGCACCATGACATGGACCGCCTATGATGTAGGCTCGCAAGGGCACTCGGAGGCCTCCGCCATCGCCGATGCCTTTGGCAAGGCCTACAACACCCGCATCCGTATCCAGCCTGCGGGATCGGCCATTGGGCGACTGCAGCCCCTGGTGAGCGGCCGAGCTGACTATGCCTACCTGGCCACGGAGTCCTTCTTTGCAACGGAGGGAATTTACGACTTCAGCGAGCGTCGCTGGGGGCCCCAAGATCTCAGAGCCGTTGCTGGAAGACCCTCTACCTTCGGTGTGCCATCGGCTGCCGACGCCAATATCCACACGCTCGAAGATTTGCGGGGGCAGCGGGTTGCCTACGTGGCAGGCAACCCTTCGGTCAATGTGAAATGTGATGCGATCCTGGCCTTTGCAGGGCTGAGTCGAGACGATGTGGAGGCGGTGTTGTTCCCGACTCACGGCGCCGCCATGAGCTCGCTGGTCGAGGATCGGGCCGATGCCACCTGCACGACCACCACCGCCAGCCAGCTTTATGAGCTGGAAGAGTCGTCGCGTGGTATTCGCTGGGTGGATATTCCTGCAGATGACGATGAGGGCTGGGTGCGCATGAACCAGGTGGCCCCCGTCTTCCAGTCATTTCGTGAAACCATTGGCGCCGGGCTAAGCGAAGAATCTCCCGCCAACATGCTTGCCTACCGTTACCCGATCATCGTGGCCATGGCTAATCGTGACGAAGAAGAGGTCTACCAGTTCATCAAGAGCCTGGATGAGAGTTATGACCTTTATCGTGACGCGACCGCTGCCATTCACCGCTGGGCAATCGAGGACTCCGGCGTGCCGCCTATCGATATACCTTTCCACCCTGGGGCTATCCGCTACATGGAAGAGAAAGGGCTATGGAGCGAGGAGATGCAAACATGGAACGATAACCGCCTTGCCCGCCTGGAAGCACTGAAGCAAGCTTGGGATAGCCTGCTGGACGAGGAGCCCGACCTCGAAGGGGATGCGCTTGCCGAACGTTGGGAAGCTCGTCGGCAAGAAGTGATTGGCGCGCTTTGA
- a CDS encoding nitroreductase family protein — protein MDALTLLHERSSMGKLTEPAPSAEQLSAIYQAALRAPDHKELRPWRFIEFSGEGRERLGELFAEAEFQEDPSADDETLNSARKKPLRAPMIIAVIAKVTPELEKVPKMEQVISAGCAAHGILLAAHALGLGAMWRSGKYAFDPVVRKGLSLDEDDEVVAFIYLGTLGGRHKPVPQHNVADFVERWD, from the coding sequence ATGGACGCACTTACGCTGCTTCACGAACGTAGCTCAATGGGCAAGTTGACGGAACCAGCGCCCAGCGCCGAACAGCTCAGCGCTATCTACCAGGCCGCACTACGTGCGCCCGACCATAAAGAGCTGCGCCCCTGGCGCTTTATCGAGTTCAGCGGGGAGGGGCGTGAGCGGCTAGGCGAGCTATTTGCTGAGGCGGAGTTTCAGGAAGATCCCAGTGCCGACGACGAAACGCTCAACTCTGCACGCAAAAAACCGCTACGGGCGCCGATGATTATCGCCGTGATCGCCAAGGTCACGCCTGAGCTCGAAAAAGTACCTAAAATGGAGCAGGTGATTTCTGCCGGGTGCGCCGCTCACGGTATTCTACTGGCTGCCCATGCGTTGGGGCTAGGCGCGATGTGGCGCAGCGGGAAGTATGCTTTCGACCCCGTGGTTCGCAAAGGGCTGAGCCTGGATGAGGACGACGAAGTCGTCGCATTTATCTACCTGGGCACTTTGGGTGGTCGCCATAAACCGGTACCCCAGCATAACGTTGCTGACTTTGTGGAGCGTTGGGACTAG